AGAGAGACAAGCAGGTGTCGCGCTATCCAAAAATCCCAAAACAGGTTTACATGAAATAAAAATCTTACTACATAGTTACAGGAGAAATCACACAAGTTTGAATAACAGATTTTTGTTTGGTGACACATACACATGGAAGAAACATTCAAGCTGTGAATGATGTCCTTGCAGAAAGATGGGTAATAGAGCGTTTATGGTAAGTGTAGCGCATCTTCTTGTATTTTTGTACAAAAGCTGGTAGATCGTTCTCTCTGTCAAGAAGCTGCCTGTGAAAGGCATTGGATTCCTCTTCTGTGTCATTCATTGCAGCTACACAATGCAACCACGACTATCGATCAGACAACAGTCGTATTGATGATAAGTAGTTCAATAATTTCAATTTCCAGCCTCCTTGAAAACCATATGCATGGTTTTGAGGAAAACATCTGTCCCTTCAGTAATATGCAAATGTCGTGAAAGTTTAGGCTTAAAGAAATGCATGAGGAAAAGTTCAAGATCCAAGGCGCAAAAGTTCAATCAAGTTTGTCAAGAagaatgaattatatatatgatgCAGGAAATAAGTATCGTGTTTCatgaaaaatgaagaaaaatgtTGGAAGAAGGGAGAAAGATTTGTTGTATAATCAACAGATCATAATAAGTAAAGCCCAACTTAAATCAGATAATTCTGGGGCAAATTGGGAAAAAAGGGTCTGGACGAGTCAAACAGGATAAGACTCTGATTGTAATGAGTGTGTAAGAATCACTTTCCTCCTAGTCGAAACAAATACTTGTATAGTTGTATGTGAAACCAAGAAAGAGACTGGGTTACTGCTTCCAAATTTTAAAGTTCAATACAAAATATGTAAGAGTAACAAATTAGCTGTATAAAACATGCAGTTAAAACTACCTTGTAGTCTATGCAGAAGAGAAGAGGGAGAATAACATTTCATTGTTTCTTCCTTTTTCCTCTCTAAATCATGCAGGTTTTCTTGTGCAGAGGCCAGCTCCGTTGTTCGAATGATTCTACACTGAAGCCACAAAAAGAAGATAAACACGATTTCAATCATTTACTTACGTCTAAATTAAATGCTGAAGGAAAATATAAAGTAAATGCCTTCTCAGAGGGCAAAAACTTTACCTGATTCCTAAGCTCCATTATGCGTGGTTCTTTTTCCAGATTCTCTCCTGCAAGCGAAATATCAacaattttatttgattatgatCATAATGTAGTCTTGCACTCAAATAGAAATTAAAGCAAAAGTAAATAAAGAACTTACTAGCAAGCTGCAGTGTTTCGTTCCTCAGTTCATCTCTGACCTAATTTGGTTATAAAGAAAATTGCAAGTGTGTCAAAATAGTTCTGGCAATTAAACTCGCAATGATGTGAATGAAGAAAATACAGCGTCAAAATGAGAGGAGTCATGTGTGAGTGCAAAGACGACAGAaactcaaatcatatcaaatgaCAAGAGACAGTCCAGCGTATTTTTTGACATGCATTAAACGAAAAAACTCAGATCGATAAAAAACAATGATTGGCTTCAGGAAACAGTCACACCCCTTTTAAATGTTCAGAAGCTAATGGAAGGTCAAAATTATTAGTATTCGTCAATTTAAAAGGTATGCCATTATGACACAACATAAAAGGCCCCAAACTTATTGTTTTTACCTACTTAAGACACTTGTATCGCACAATTCTAAAAAAACCTATCGTAGAAAAAGTGCAGAACCCTGCATGTGAACCTTGTTCAAGTAAGATGATTGAACAGTGGAGTGCGGGCATATTATAAAAACCACGAAATGTAACTTAccctgttttgagttttgacagGTTCAAGTGAAAGTAAGAGGTTCTGATATGCCTCCTTGTCGGATAGGAGCTTCCTCAGCTCATCAACACTGAAACATCAAAAAATGGAGAAGATGACGAGACACTCTACAAGTTTACAGATATATGACAATTTACTGCCAAAATTATTTACATACAcgtttatattaattttttttcagatGACAAAGTAAGAGAATGTGATCATGTTAAGATAATTGGATTCTAAACAAATAGAGAAAGCTTAAAAGCAGTATCTAACATGTGACACTCACTTTCACACTTCATCACTATCTTATGTGAGGAGATAAAGAACAACTTAATTGATGAATTAGATGTGAACCCCGAAAATATATCAATAAGACACATAAACATATGATAAACAAATCCACAAAATTGCTAGTTCAACAAAGGCTTACACTACCATAGAAAGCTTCAACCTGTTGCTTATACATCTAGCAGGAACCTAAGCCACACGTTAGGTACGAACCCCGACCATTTACTAATAAAGAGGTCAGAACCTGGTATCAATTTGTAGATGCCACATCCAAACAGCTATTATATGACGATGATAAGTCGAGTTTCGATTGCCACAAAGATCACGCTCCTATAAAATCTTTTGTTCAAGAAGAGCACAAATAATACTCTTAATTCAATATTAAAACTCAAAGTATCTAGGAAAAAGGATATACATAAATCTCGCTTAAGTGCCTTGTTAGGTATAAGAACCTGCCTATAGTTACCACATGGGCCTAAAAGAAGACTTGATTAACCAAAACATATCCAAACAAGTAATGCCTgaaaaccaacaaaaataatcaagaaTGAGCCCAGCAAAGAAAAAAATGACAcaattgtttgtttgtttgtttttttttatctcaggACTACCCATACTA
This sequence is a window from Primulina huaijiensis isolate GDHJ02 chromosome 13, ASM1229523v2, whole genome shotgun sequence. Protein-coding genes within it:
- the LOC140956287 gene encoding vacuolar protein-sorting-associated protein 37 homolog 1-like isoform X2 codes for the protein MFKNFWNSQEQQSQPRPQEMPTNSWYPPSVVGSPSFSRPATPGAGSSSSSGFTVSRHVDRQNSLVNVSPAEAGGIIASLKDKSVDELRKLLSDKEAYQNLLLSLEPVKTQNRVRDELRNETLQLARENLEKEPRIMELRNQCRIIRTTELASAQENLHDLERKKEETMKCYSPSSLLHRLQGTDVFLKTMHMVFKEAGN
- the LOC140956287 gene encoding vacuolar protein-sorting-associated protein 37 homolog 1-like isoform X1, yielding MFKNFWNSQEQQSQPRPQEMPTNSWYPPSVVGSPSFSRPATPGAGSSSSSGFTVSRHVDRQNSLVNVSPAEAGGIIASLKDKSVDELRKLLSDKEAYQNLLLSLEPVKTQNRVRDELRNETLQLARENLEKEPRIMELRNQCRIIRTTELASAQENLHDLERKKEETMKCYSPSSLLHRLQAAMNDTEEESNAFHRQLLDRENDLPAFVQKYKKMRYTYHKRSITHLSARTSFTA